The genomic segment ATCATCACCTGCAGTGCTGAAATGTCGTTAAAATCATAGATTTTTAAAAAATAGGAAATTATTCTTCATCCCAACATTCCACATTTTTTAATCCTTCAATAGAGTTCTTTGTGAATACAGGATTCTTACCCTGCTTTTTCTGGAAGGTGTAGTCTTTTAATGCTGCAAAAGCAATTTTACCAAGTTGGAATATAGCGATTAAATTAATTATTGCCATTAAGCCCATAAATAAATCCGCTAAATCCCAAACTATTTGAATCTTTACTACAGAGCCAACAAAAACCATACCTACAACAGTAATTCTATATAATAAAACATATATTTTATTTGAGTTAATAAATTCTATATTTGTTTCGCCATAATAGTAATTTCCTACAATTGAGCTAAATGCAAATAAGAATATACATACAGCAATAAAGGTACTTCCCCAAGCCCCAACTTGTGAGCTTAAAGCATTTTGCGTAAGCTGTATTCCAGTTAATCCTTTAGTTGTATAAGTTCCAGATAATAATATTATAAATGCTGTTGCACTACATATTAAAATTGTGTCTGTAAATACTCCTAAAGTTTGAATCAGTCCTTGTTTTACAGGGTGAGTTACTTCTGCTGTTGCTGCCGCATTAGGAGCACTTCCCATTCCAGCTTCGTTTGAGAAAAGTCCTCGTTTAATTCCCATCATCATTGCCGCACCTACACCACCGCCTAAAGCTTGTTCAAAACCAAACGCACTTCTAAATATAAGTGAAATTACTGATGGTAGCGAAGAAATGTTTTTAAGAATAACAAATATAGCTACTAACAAGTATGCAACAGCCATTATAGGAACAATAATCTCTGAAACCTTAGCCACTCTTTGAACTCCACCAAAAATTATAATTGCTGTAGATATTGATAAAATTAAACCAGTAATTACAGTTTTAACACCAAAAGCTTCTTGAAAAGCAAGTGATATAGTGTTTGATTGAACAGAGTTAAATACAAGACCAAAACATACTGTAATTAATATAGAAAAAACAATTCCCATCCATCTTTTATTAAGTGCTTTTTCCATATAGTATGCAGGCCCGCCCCTATAGCCATGCTTATCTTTAACTTTATAAATTTGAGCTAGAGTGCTTTCAACAAAGCTAGAAGCACCGCCTATTAAAGCAATTAGCCACATCCAAAATATTGCACCAGGACCACCAAGCGCTATAGCAATAGCAACTCCAGCAAGATTTCCAGTTCCAACTCTAGAAGCAGTACTTATGCAAAATGCTTGAAATGAAGATGTACCTTTCTTTTTATCAGATTTAGAAATAGATTTCCCCACACCTTCAGTTAAAAGAGAAATCATTTCTTTTAAATATCTAAATTGAACAAATTTTGTTTTAAAAGAAAAATATAGCCCCATAAAAATAAGTAGTGCAATAAGTATATAGGACCATAGAATATCATTTGTCTTTCCGATAATTGCTTGTAAAAAGTTCATCATTTTATCCTCCCCTTCTTTTGTAAATTTAATATTTTATAGATATGTATGAGTTAAATTCAAAGTTATTGTACCACAGAAAAACGTAAAACCCAAAAATTAGAATATTCCGAAAGTAATGTTTTTAAAGTTATGTTAGATAATGTAGCTTCAAATTGGTTATATACAATGAATATTTTTTTTTAAAAACTTTAAACCTTTTTTCTTATTAACAAAAATATGAATATATTATTTATGCAAAATGCAAAATTCTTATTAATATTATCACCATTTTCAATTCGCGCTAAAGTAAACGCCATATGTTTTTAAAAAACCTCTCTGTAGCTACAGAGGCTACAGAGGGGTTTTTGTATTATTTAGAATGTTACATATAGATAGTACTGCATGCATAATTGTCTAGCTTTAAAATTGATTATATATATAAGAAATTTTAACATCTGGCTGAAATAAAAATACATAACTACAGCCTAAAATGACAATAATATAAATAGTTGTCATAAAAATTATATTAGTTTTCATTTTTGTTATAAAATTTATCAATAGCTTCATTAACATATACCCAACCTTTCCAGCCTAAGTGGGAACTATCCATTAGAAAGTACTTTTCATTTTCATATTTTGAAAAATCAGCAACCTCAAATCCATAGGAATTAACCATAGTGTTTATTTTTTTATAATAAGCTAGCCTATCATTTTTATTAAATCCAGCATAGTCATACCACTCGCCGTTTACAGGAATATTTAGAAATAGTGGTTTAATTCCTTGTTCTTTACAAACATCTAGCAACAATTTAAAATCCTCATATTCTGGAGATACTTTATAAGAGTCCTTCTTCATAGACCCCTTTATTTCATGAAGATTTCCTCTAATCGCGTGTTTATACGCATTATTGTCCATACCAAATTTATTATTATTAGACTTTGATTCGGCAATCTCCGTAGCTTTTTTTAATTCCGCATTCCAGTTAATATTTGTATGCTGCGTCGCATTATATTTTGCAAGTTTAGGCTTAAGATATTTAATGCTATTTATATTGTCCTTTAACATTAATTGCTCGTATCTTATCCTGTAATAAGGAGTCATCAAATATCTCTTAGATGTACTTAATAAGTCATTATTACTATAAAGAGAGCAGTAGTCTCTCATAATATCAAAGTGTTTATTGGCCTTTTTGTCAGTAATTGATATTATTCTTTTAGAAAACTCTTGCTTTGTAGTTAAACTAATATCCTTATTAAACAAAAATCCATATACCTGTGCTTCAGAAGAATTGGCTTCGAACTCATTTTCATTAATGCCGTTCTTTAAAAACCATTGTGGAGAAAGTACGAAAACCACTTTTTCCCCCTTAAGTTCCTTACCAATTGCTCCAAAATTAGCAGTATGTACTAAGGATTTATAACCTCCTTGTCCTATAAGATTGATTTGGAAACCATTTTTTTTATCATTAAAAACTTTAATTGGATGAGTAGAATATGCAGTAGTCTTTACAACTTCAGAGGAACCAAACATAAAAAGATTATCACCTTGTCTTGCTCCCATGCTTTGAAGTGCTACGCTTTTAAATTTATATGCAGATAAATTTTCTCCGAATTTATCATAATATTTTTTTGAAATAAGACCTTTATAATAGCTTTGATAACAAAATAAAAAACCAATACTAATAATAATAGAACAAGCGAAAGCTATGACCTTTTTCATTACATTCTACATTCAGAGAGAGTTTGAATGTATTCAATAATTTTGTTTGGTGTTTCTATATCTCCTCTTTCAACAATTGCAGGATCAAGTTTGATTTTAGCTTTATCCTCTAATTCTACAATCAGTTCAATAATTCCTAATGAATCCAATCTTCCGCTATCAAATAAATTCACATCACTTTCGTTATGTAAATCCTCACCAGTAATTTCTTCTAATATACTATAAATTAATTCTTGCATATAAATTCCTCCTTCTATTTAAATAAATATCCTGAAAATATTAAAAAACTAAAACATATCAAATTAAAAGTTACAAAAGTCGAAGCAATTTTAAAATAACCCTTTCCTTTGATTTTTTTGTAGAGTACTTTTCTCTGAAAATAATCTGTAACTATGATTAAAATCCCATGGAAGGCACCGTAAACAACATAATTCAACTGAATCCCATGCCATAGCCCCATGGTTATCATGTTTATCATGAAACCAATGTAGGAAGCTGTATATCTACTCTTGAACCACTTTTTCTTAATGGCAGTCATTACGAATCTATTATAAATAAAATCTCTAAACCAAAAAGATAAGCTCATGTGCCATCTGTTCCAAAAATCTTTTATATCTTTACTTATAAATGGAAGATTAAAGTTTTCAGGCGTTTTTATTCCCATTATGTAGCTTACGCCTATTGCAATTAAACTGTAACCGGCAAAATCGAAAAACAAATAAAAGCTATAAGAATACATATATTTAGTTGCATTTATTAAAGTGTGTGGTCTTAATGATATTACATTAATAAAATGTTGTTGTATATAATATCCTATTAAGAATTTGTAACCTATTCCCTGTAGAATCTTAAATAGTCCATCACCTAAATATTCAACATATTGTCTGGGCTTTATAACCTTATTGCTTTCCTCAGTAAATCTAAGTGAGCGGTCAATGGGTCCAGAACTTAATGTTGGAAAAAATAACATAAAATAAGCAAGATCAAAAATATTTATTTTGGTAATATACCCATCAAAAATTTGTATTAACATCTGAATAACTTTGAAAGTTAAATAAGAAATCCCTAGAAATCCAAGCTCTCTGTGTATAAGTATATTGCTAAACTTTGAGTAGATTAAAGGTGACAGGCCTATAAATATCATTATCCAAAGTAACCATCTTTGTTTAAACTTTTTCACTATAAAGCTGTAAATAATAATTAACAAAAATTCCATTATAAAAAATATAATTAAATATTTAATTTGCTGTTTTGATTTACCAAAAATTAAATACATCATAAATAAGCTAGCCGGTAGTCCATACCATTTTATCCTTTTGCCAAGCAAACCAACAACAATTGCTGGAATTAGCACTAAAATCATTATATAGAAATACAAAAAATCTCCATAAGGAAGCATTTAAAATTCCTCCATTATCTTTTTTCTGTCGATTTTTCCATTTCCATTTATCGGTAGAACTTCTACTACCTTTACTTTGCGAGGTATCATATATGAAGGCAGTAAATCCTTCAAGGAATTTTTAACTAAGATAATTATGTTTCCTTCATATTTATCATTTAGCACTACAGCTGTTGCTAAATATTTAATTTTACCTCTTTCTTTAATAGGTACTACAACTGCATTTTTAATGAAAGGAAGTATTCTTATATTGTTTTCAATATCTTCAATTTCCACTCTATAACCATGAAGTTTAATTTGATTATCTATTCGTCCCTCATAATATAATAGACCATTAACTATATAACCCGTATCTCCGGTCCTGTATCCCCTCTTTTTAACATCTAAAATTTCTTTTTCAAAAAAATTTTTTTCTGTTAAAATAGGCTCAGCAAAGTACCCTATACTTACACTATCACCTACTATTAATATTTCATTTGTATTTTCTTCTATGATTATTTCACAGTCTTTTTTTACGTACCCAACTGGAAGCTTTTCTTTACTTAAAAGCATTTCTTTCTTTATTTCAATTGCAGTTACTGCTACTGTTGCCTCTGTTGGCCCATAGAAATTTATTATTTTAATTTTAGGGAATCTTTCGAATAATTTTCTTACGCATTCCTTAGAAAGTGTTTCTCCACAGAATAACAACTGCCTCAATTTGGGTAATAACTTTTCATTAAATTGCTCACTTTGTAAACACATTTCTGCGAAGGACGGAGTGGAAACCCAAGTTGTAATTCCCGAAGACTTAAAATCAATAAAAAGCTCAGGTAAATTAGCTATCATCTCTTTATCAATACTATATAGTATTGAACCAGAAACCAATGATAAATAAGTATCCATAACAGATAAATCAAAAGAAAAAGGTGCTTGATTCATAAATATTTTATCTTTTTTATCAGTTAAATCCATACTCCAATCAATGAAGCTTTGAATACAATTTTTAGTTATCTGAACTCCCTTTGGATTACCAGTACTTCCTGAAGTATATATAATATAATAAACTTCTTCATCCTTAATTCTATAACCTATATTTGGTATTTTATTCCCATGTTGTAATAAATGTTCTTCTATTTCACTCTTATTCAATATTGTTTCTGCTGGAATATCAATTAAATCATCTGATGTGTTTATAATTAGTTTAGCACCAGAAATAAATACAATATCTTTAAGCCTTGTAGTTGGTGTTGAGCTATCCACTGGAATATATGCATGTCCACTTTTTACACAAGCTAAAAAACAGATAAGCATTAAATGATCTTTATGTCCAAAAACTATTATTGGAGTTTTATCTTTTCCAAATAAATCTATAATATTTACAGCAAGTGAATCAGATTTTGTTTTTAATTCCCTATAGGTTAAGTTACTATTCCTATACA from the Clostridium sp. CM027 genome contains:
- a CDS encoding sodium:alanine symporter family protein is translated as MNFLQAIIGKTNDILWSYILIALLIFMGLYFSFKTKFVQFRYLKEMISLLTEGVGKSISKSDKKKGTSSFQAFCISTASRVGTGNLAGVAIAIALGGPGAIFWMWLIALIGGASSFVESTLAQIYKVKDKHGYRGGPAYYMEKALNKRWMGIVFSILITVCFGLVFNSVQSNTISLAFQEAFGVKTVITGLILSISTAIIIFGGVQRVAKVSEIIVPIMAVAYLLVAIFVILKNISSLPSVISLIFRSAFGFEQALGGGVGAAMMMGIKRGLFSNEAGMGSAPNAAATAEVTHPVKQGLIQTLGVFTDTILICSATAFIILLSGTYTTKGLTGIQLTQNALSSQVGAWGSTFIAVCIFLFAFSSIVGNYYYGETNIEFINSNKIYVLLYRITVVGMVFVGSVVKIQIVWDLADLFMGLMAIINLIAIFQLGKIAFAALKDYTFQKKQGKNPVFTKNSIEGLKNVECWDEE
- the dltD gene encoding D-alanyl-lipoteichoic acid biosynthesis protein DltD, coding for MKKVIAFACSIIISIGFLFCYQSYYKGLISKKYYDKFGENLSAYKFKSVALQSMGARQGDNLFMFGSSEVVKTTAYSTHPIKVFNDKKNGFQINLIGQGGYKSLVHTANFGAIGKELKGEKVVFVLSPQWFLKNGINENEFEANSSEAQVYGFLFNKDISLTTKQEFSKRIISITDKKANKHFDIMRDYCSLYSNNDLLSTSKRYLMTPYYRIRYEQLMLKDNINSIKYLKPKLAKYNATQHTNINWNAELKKATEIAESKSNNNKFGMDNNAYKHAIRGNLHEIKGSMKKDSYKVSPEYEDFKLLLDVCKEQGIKPLFLNIPVNGEWYDYAGFNKNDRLAYYKKINTMVNSYGFEVADFSKYENEKYFLMDSSHLGWKGWVYVNEAIDKFYNKNEN
- the dltB gene encoding D-alanyl-lipoteichoic acid biosynthesis protein DltB — translated: MLPYGDFLYFYIMILVLIPAIVVGLLGKRIKWYGLPASLFMMYLIFGKSKQQIKYLIIFFIMEFLLIIIYSFIVKKFKQRWLLWIMIFIGLSPLIYSKFSNILIHRELGFLGISYLTFKVIQMLIQIFDGYITKINIFDLAYFMLFFPTLSSGPIDRSLRFTEESNKVIKPRQYVEYLGDGLFKILQGIGYKFLIGYYIQQHFINVISLRPHTLINATKYMYSYSFYLFFDFAGYSLIAIGVSYIMGIKTPENFNLPFISKDIKDFWNRWHMSLSFWFRDFIYNRFVMTAIKKKWFKSRYTASYIGFMINMITMGLWHGIQLNYVVYGAFHGILIIVTDYFQRKVLYKKIKGKGYFKIASTFVTFNLICFSFLIFSGYLFK
- a CDS encoding phosphopantetheine-binding protein codes for the protein MQELIYSILEEITGEDLHNESDVNLFDSGRLDSLGIIELIVELEDKAKIKLDPAIVERGDIETPNKIIEYIQTLSECRM
- the dltA gene encoding D-alanine--poly(phosphoribitol) ligase subunit DltA, whose amino-acid sequence is MDFIDKIESYSTGDKVAHMYRNSNLTYRELKTKSDSLAVNIIDLFGKDKTPIIVFGHKDHLMLICFLACVKSGHAYIPVDSSTPTTRLKDIVFISGAKLIINTSDDLIDIPAETILNKSEIEEHLLQHGNKIPNIGYRIKDEEVYYIIYTSGSTGNPKGVQITKNCIQSFIDWSMDLTDKKDKIFMNQAPFSFDLSVMDTYLSLVSGSILYSIDKEMIANLPELFIDFKSSGITTWVSTPSFAEMCLQSEQFNEKLLPKLRQLLFCGETLSKECVRKLFERFPKIKIINFYGPTEATVAVTAIEIKKEMLLSKEKLPVGYVKKDCEIIIEENTNEILIVGDSVSIGYFAEPILTEKNFFEKEILDVKKRGYRTGDTGYIVNGLLYYEGRIDNQIKLHGYRVEIEDIENNIRILPFIKNAVVVPIKERGKIKYLATAVVLNDKYEGNIIILVKNSLKDLLPSYMIPRKVKVVEVLPINGNGKIDRKKIMEEF